The DNA window CGCCATGGACGCGCCGAAGCCCTTTGCCGGCAGCGCCTTGCTGCATCCGCTGGTGTCCGGCGCGGTGGTGCTGCTGCTCCTCAACGACCACGTCTTCAAGGCGTGCTGGCCGTCGTGGTGGACGGGGAAGCTGTCGGATGTCGCGGGGCTCGCCTTCTTCCCCCTGTTGCTGCAAGCCTTCTGGGAACACGCCGAGGCAATGGCCAGACAACGCTTCCATCCCTCCCGCGGCGTGCTGCTGGCCTGCGTCCTCCTCACGGGTGTCTGCTTCGCCGCGACGAAGCTCTCTCCCTTCGCGGGGAACGTCTGGCAATGGGCACTGGGTGGAATGCAGTGGCCCGTGCATGCCCTGCGGGCCGTGATGGCGGGGGACGTGCTTCCCGCCGTCAGGCCCACCGCGCACACGCTCGACCCGACGGACCTCTTCACTCTTCCCGCCCTGCTGGCCGCGCTCATCATCGGCTGGCGGCGTGCGGGCTCCGGGTAGCGGCCCCCCGGTCCGATTCGCGCGCCATGTGTATCCCTGTTACCCTGGCTGGATGTCCGCTCGAGCCCTCGCGTCCCTCGTGGTCGCCGCATCGGTCCTCTGGCCACTCCAGGTCCTCGCGTGCATCAACTCGATGGATTCGTCGGTCCGGGGAATCGATGACTCCATCTGGGCCGACGTGAGCCTTTGGACCGTGGGCGCCGTGTTCCTGAATCAAGTCGTCCTCTTCAACAACCACGGCCCGCCCGCGAAGCTGGTGCACAGGACGTCCTGGGCCCGCCGCGTCTTCTTCCTGCTCGTCAGCGTCGCGTTCATCCTCGTGCTCTCCGCCGTCATGGCGGGAGGCCCCCTCCTCAACGTCAGCGCGGAAGACCTCGCCCGGTGTGCCATCAGCCCCGCCATCCTGGCCGTGATGGTGGCCAGTCCCGCGGTGCTCTTCGGCTTGCAGTCCGCGTACTTCCAGGGCCCGGGCCTGCGACGGTTCCGAGGAAGGACCCGAACCGCGCTCGTCAGCGTGGTGGCCTCATCGCTGCTCCTGGCCACGGGCCTGGGGGTTGCCCGCGACTTGTTCGTCCTCCCGAAAATCTGCCGGACTCCCAACGTCTTCATCGAGGACAGCCCCTACTGAGCCCGTCCAGGCGCCTTCACTTCCGTGGACCTTCGCTCCCCTGTCGTCACCTCCCTGGTCGGCGCCGCGATTCTCGTCGCCGCGGCCGGAGGTGCCTTCGTCCTGGTTCGCGACGCGGACATCCTGGCGCTGCGCCTCCCCACGAAGGCACTCGCTCCCACGAGGCACGCACTCGAGACTCCCCGCGACGCGGTGGAGCACTTCCAATGCAATCGCTGTCATGTGGTGCCCGGCATCGAGCCGGCCTCCGCCGCGCTGAGCGAGAACTGCGTGACGTGCCACGAGGCCATCACCGCCGGGCGGCTCGACCTCTGGTACAAGGACGCGGAGGTCCGCCGGTGGAAGGAGCACCTCACCCACCTGATGCGGACGCCCGACCTCGGCTCGCTGGGCCAGCGGGTCAAGCGAAGTTGGCTCGTCTCCTGGCTCCAGGCCCCTCACGCGGTGAGGCCCCTCTACGGGGCCACCATGCCCCGGATGAAGCTGGGCCCCCGGGACGCCGAGCTGCTCGCCGACTTCCTCCACGTGACGGAAGAAGACTCCAACGACCCCCCCAGCGGTGACGCCGAGGCGGGCCGCCTGCTCTATGAGAAGTACGCCTGCGCGACGTGCCACTTCCGCGGGGATGCCCCCACCGAGGCCCTCGCCTATGGCTCACCGGAGTTCCGCACCGCCTCCGCGCGACGGCGAGCCCCCGACCTGAAGCACGTGCGCGCCCGCATGTCCCTCGCCCAGCTTCGCCAGTGGCTGAGAGCCCCTCGCGCCATCCTCCCCGACACCGAGATGCCCGCCTTCGCGTTCACCTCGAAGGAAGTCGAGGATCTGGCGGCCTTCCTGCGTGAACCCACGACAGAGAAGACGAGCGCACCTCGCGCGCCCTACAAGCCCCGGCGGCTCGAGCGGGAGGTTCACTACCCGGAGGTCGCGAAGAAGCTCACGCGGCATCTCTGCTACCACTGCCACTCCGACAGCCGGCGCGCGGGAGACCAGGGGCCGGGCAACAGCGGCGGCTTCGGCT is part of the Myxococcus landrumus genome and encodes:
- a CDS encoding c-type cytochrome; its protein translation is MDLRSPVVTSLVGAAILVAAAGGAFVLVRDADILALRLPTKALAPTRHALETPRDAVEHFQCNRCHVVPGIEPASAALSENCVTCHEAITAGRLDLWYKDAEVRRWKEHLTHLMRTPDLGSLGQRVKRSWLVSWLQAPHAVRPLYGATMPRMKLGPRDAELLADFLHVTEEDSNDPPSGDAEAGRLLYEKYACATCHFRGDAPTEALAYGSPEFRTASARRRAPDLKHVRARMSLAQLRQWLRAPRAILPDTEMPAFAFTSKEVEDLAAFLREPTTEKTSAPRAPYKPRRLEREVHYPEVAKKLTRHLCYHCHSDSRRAGDQGPGNSGGFGYGGVSLDLATREGLLRGIKREGQFRGLPDRMEDGTPRLVASLLARRAELDGQLHASVLGMPLGLPPIPDEDIDLIYTWIEQGAPR